The following coding sequences lie in one Halomonas sp. 'Soap Lake #6' genomic window:
- the bamC gene encoding outer membrane protein assembly factor BamC, translating to MSPVLKKPVLEKRALKWIPLALAAAVTLAGCARDGYYHDRNLDYTEAAPAPPLVLPETRNTQRYRDAMPVPQAATQGTRVGKAADISPPHSLTVGSGLEPDYVERRRVGEQSWLVVAAETGTVWPQLEAFAQSRQLGVQESNANQGVIVTSQATLRLQSALRTGSSEVRCEQNGQTQSNCLDALEQYLGARSASASASSSWTAQRLASQQTVQIRQEGDEWQAVIPQPVDRVWAELNHYLALDFSVEGQRELLDTSAENYEFLVEYMTETERGRNPLQIVFSADVRRMTQQIRLALQPSGDHTILRAINASERSFSADDQRELLERVSGYLR from the coding sequence ATGAGCCCTGTGCTTAAGAAACCTGTGCTTGAAAAACGTGCACTTAAATGGATACCGCTGGCACTGGCAGCGGCTGTCACGCTTGCTGGGTGCGCGCGCGATGGTTACTACCATGATCGCAACCTAGACTACACCGAAGCAGCGCCGGCCCCGCCCTTAGTGCTGCCAGAAACCCGTAATACTCAGCGCTACCGTGATGCGATGCCAGTTCCCCAGGCTGCGACACAGGGTACACGTGTTGGAAAAGCGGCAGATATCTCTCCACCGCACTCGTTAACGGTTGGTAGCGGCTTAGAGCCTGATTATGTTGAGCGCCGCAGGGTTGGTGAGCAGTCGTGGCTAGTGGTGGCTGCAGAAACGGGAACCGTATGGCCACAACTGGAGGCCTTTGCACAGAGCCGCCAATTAGGCGTGCAGGAGAGCAATGCCAACCAAGGGGTAATTGTTACCTCGCAGGCAACGCTGCGCTTGCAAAGTGCGCTTCGTACGGGCAGTAGTGAAGTTCGCTGTGAGCAAAACGGACAAACTCAGTCAAACTGCCTTGATGCGTTAGAGCAGTATTTGGGTGCACGCAGTGCGTCGGCAAGTGCTTCTTCATCCTGGACAGCCCAGCGCCTGGCTAGCCAGCAAACAGTGCAGATTCGCCAAGAGGGTGACGAGTGGCAAGCGGTTATCCCTCAGCCAGTTGATCGGGTTTGGGCTGAGCTAAATCACTACTTGGCGCTAGATTTCAGCGTTGAAGGTCAGCGTGAGCTGTTAGACACCTCTGCAGAAAACTATGAGTTCCTAGTTGAGTACATGACGGAAACAGAGCGTGGTCGTAATCCGTTGCAAATTGTCTTCAGTGCAGATGTTCGCCGTATGACCCAGCAAATCCGTCTTGCCTTGCAGCCGAGTGGTGATCACACAATCTTGCGTGCGATCAATGCCAGCGAGCGTAGCTTTAGCGCCGATGACCAGCGCGAGTTGCTTGAGCGTGTCTCCGGCTATTTACGTTAA
- the purC gene encoding phosphoribosylaminoimidazolesuccinocarboxamide synthase, which yields MEKRQELYAGKAKSVYTTDDPDLLVLHFRDDTSAFDGKKKESLARKGMVNNIFNAFIMERLQEAGIPTHFEKQLSNTESLVKKMQMIPVECVVRNIAAGGLVKRLGVEEGVALNPPTFELFLKNDEKGDPMINESLAETFGWATPEQLSQMKALTFKVNDVLKQLFADGGMLLVDYKLEFGVFKGEIVLGDEFSPDGCRLWDANTREKLDKDRFRQGLGGVIEAYEEVARRIGIHIGE from the coding sequence ATGGAAAAGCGACAAGAACTCTATGCCGGTAAGGCAAAATCCGTCTATACCACCGACGATCCTGACCTGCTGGTGCTGCACTTTCGTGATGATACCAGTGCCTTCGATGGTAAAAAGAAAGAGTCGCTAGCCCGTAAAGGGATGGTGAACAATATCTTTAATGCATTCATTATGGAGCGCCTGCAAGAGGCTGGAATCCCTACGCATTTTGAAAAGCAACTTTCCAATACGGAAAGTCTGGTGAAAAAAATGCAGATGATTCCGGTAGAGTGCGTAGTGCGCAATATTGCAGCTGGCGGTTTGGTTAAGCGTTTGGGTGTAGAAGAGGGTGTTGCGCTCAATCCGCCTACCTTTGAATTGTTCCTAAAGAACGATGAAAAGGGCGATCCGATGATCAATGAATCATTGGCAGAAACCTTTGGTTGGGCAACCCCAGAACAGTTGTCCCAAATGAAGGCGCTAACCTTTAAGGTAAACGACGTGCTTAAGCAGCTATTTGCTGACGGTGGCATGCTGTTAGTGGATTACAAGCTTGAGTTTGGAGTATTCAAAGGTGAGATTGTGCTGGGTGATGAGTTCTCGCCTGATGGTTGTCGCCTTTGGGATGCCAATACCCGAGAGAAGCTGGATAAAGACCGCTTCCGCCAAGGGTTAGGCGGCGTTATTGAAGCTTACGAGGAAGTAGCGCGGCGTATTGGTATTCATATCGGCGAGTAG
- a CDS encoding response regulator transcription factor, whose protein sequence is MSVLHSESASAAFIHAASRNTLDLVILDWHLPDGSGIALLNWMKTYLQVIPAVVMVTLRQEESDIIQALDAGADDFISKPFRPRELAARAYASTRRHSLRTPNLTQQKTLEFGRIKLNLRHETAHVDGERVSLTRQELRLAFLLLDQLGSPLSRSYLYEHVWGKSDPPSTRTLDVHIHRVRKKLKLTSEFGWNLISVYGYGYRLQALDE, encoded by the coding sequence GTGAGTGTGTTGCACTCAGAGTCTGCATCCGCCGCATTTATTCACGCCGCAAGCCGCAACACATTAGACTTGGTAATACTTGATTGGCATTTGCCGGACGGCTCCGGTATAGCGCTTCTCAACTGGATGAAAACCTATTTACAGGTCATTCCAGCAGTTGTGATGGTCACCCTAAGGCAGGAAGAATCTGATATCATCCAGGCATTAGACGCAGGTGCTGATGATTTCATTAGCAAGCCTTTTAGACCGCGTGAACTTGCCGCCAGGGCCTATGCCTCAACTCGACGTCACTCGCTACGCACACCAAACCTGACCCAGCAGAAAACTCTTGAATTCGGGCGTATTAAGCTCAATCTCAGACATGAAACAGCACATGTTGATGGGGAAAGGGTATCGTTGACCAGGCAGGAGCTCCGCCTTGCTTTTCTTCTACTTGACCAGCTTGGCAGTCCACTTTCACGCTCCTATCTATATGAGCATGTATGGGGTAAAAGTGACCCACCCAGCACACGCACGCTAGATGTTCATATACACCGAGTGCGCAAAAAACTAAAACTGACGTCAGAGTTTGGCTGGAACCTTATTTCAGTTTATGGCTATGGCTACCGTTTACAGGCACTAGATGAGTAA